From the genome of Clostridia bacterium, one region includes:
- the pal gene encoding peptidoglycan-associated lipoprotein Pal, translating into MNHSRMKWVFLVLALASLLLVAGCKKKTPAAPPAPPPPPPSPTASLSANPATIQAGQSTTLTWTTQNATEVTIESVGKVDVSGSSSVSPTDSTTYRLTAKGPGGSIDATARVTVTQPPPPPPPAAPSLTDEQLFAQNVKDIYYDYDKYDVRTADQQVLQQNASFLAAHPNMTFTVEGHCDERGSTEYNLALGDNRANSAKQMLVQLGVPAERIRTISYGKEKPSCTDSTEQCWQQNRRAHFVLAK; encoded by the coding sequence GTGAATCACAGCAGGATGAAGTGGGTGTTCCTGGTGTTGGCATTAGCTTCTTTGTTACTCGTCGCAGGTTGCAAAAAGAAAACTCCGGCCGCGCCCCCCGCGCCTCCGCCGCCCCCGCCGTCTCCGACTGCTTCTTTGTCGGCGAATCCGGCGACCATCCAGGCGGGTCAGTCAACGACGCTGACTTGGACGACGCAGAACGCGACGGAAGTCACCATTGAATCTGTTGGCAAAGTGGACGTAAGCGGTTCCAGCAGCGTTTCGCCAACGGACTCGACAACGTATCGCTTGACGGCGAAAGGTCCCGGCGGCAGCATCGACGCAACCGCCCGCGTCACTGTGACGCAACCGCCTCCGCCACCTCCGCCCGCCGCTCCGAGCCTGACGGACGAACAGTTGTTCGCGCAGAACGTAAAAGACATCTACTACGACTACGACAAGTACGATGTTCGCACGGCTGACCAACAGGTGCTCCAGCAGAATGCGAGTTTCCTTGCGGCCCACCCGAACATGACGTTCACGGTCGAAGGTCATTGCGACGAGCGTGGCTCGACGGAATACAACCTGGCGCTGGGCGACAATCGCGCCAACTCGGCGAAGCAGATGCTGGTGCAGTTAGGCGTACCGGCGGAACGCATTCGCACGATCAGCTATGGCAAGGAAAAGCCGTCTTGCACGGACAGCACGGAGCAGTGCTGGCAGCAAAACCGCCGCGCGCACTTCGTTCTAGCCAAATAG
- the tolB gene encoding Tol-Pal system beta propeller repeat protein TolB gives MRRYLTSLFFLLLFACSAMAQQDWIRTGTGLGVEKIRVSAPDFAAASTETQTAELLTAFNSTLWNDLEQAGIFEMVSKSFYPLGRFGSPADVRLEAWGNPPPNASMLAFGNLGVGGGQVAVQGWLYDVKNAQSPQVLGKQYRESASADNARAIAHRFANEIIFRLGGGIQGITESKIFFVSARAGSKEVWSMDYDGANQHAVTRMGSISLSPRISPDNSRLAFSSFARGGPNVMMWSMELGRLVSFPSFGGTNLSPAWSPDGTRLAFSSSRSGDPEIYTVDANGSGLKRITAYKGPDVSPVWNPKTGSQIAFVSGRTGLPQIYVMDSDGTNLQRLTDEGYAVSPSWSPNGQFLAFAWIRHYGPGAPGAQDIYIMDVASRQWVQLTHDGGRNDFPSWSPDGRHLVFQSDRAGGDQIWTMLADGSQQKRLTSDGKNSQPNWSFK, from the coding sequence ATGAGGCGATATCTAACGAGTCTGTTTTTTCTTCTTCTTTTTGCCTGCTCTGCCATGGCACAGCAGGACTGGATCCGCACCGGCACCGGGCTCGGAGTGGAGAAGATCCGAGTATCTGCGCCTGACTTTGCTGCGGCCAGCACGGAGACGCAGACTGCGGAGCTTCTCACGGCTTTCAACAGTACGCTGTGGAACGACCTCGAACAGGCCGGAATTTTCGAGATGGTTTCGAAGAGCTTCTACCCGCTTGGACGGTTTGGCTCCCCGGCCGATGTCAGGCTGGAAGCTTGGGGCAATCCTCCCCCAAACGCCAGTATGCTCGCGTTTGGAAATCTTGGCGTGGGCGGCGGACAAGTCGCCGTGCAGGGCTGGCTCTACGACGTAAAGAATGCGCAATCGCCGCAGGTGCTCGGCAAGCAATATCGCGAGAGCGCTTCCGCAGACAATGCGCGCGCGATCGCACACCGCTTCGCCAACGAGATCATCTTCCGGCTTGGCGGCGGCATACAGGGGATTACAGAGAGCAAGATTTTTTTTGTTAGTGCGCGGGCAGGAAGCAAAGAAGTCTGGTCGATGGACTACGACGGCGCGAACCAGCACGCGGTAACGCGGATGGGCTCGATTTCGCTCTCGCCGCGAATCTCGCCGGACAACTCGCGGTTGGCGTTCTCGTCCTTCGCAAGAGGCGGCCCGAACGTAATGATGTGGTCGATGGAGCTTGGGCGCCTGGTGAGCTTCCCTTCCTTCGGCGGGACCAACCTGTCTCCCGCATGGTCGCCGGATGGAACCAGGCTGGCGTTCTCATCATCACGAAGCGGCGATCCAGAAATTTATACAGTGGACGCAAACGGCAGCGGGCTTAAGCGCATTACGGCCTACAAGGGGCCGGATGTGTCGCCCGTGTGGAACCCGAAGACCGGCTCGCAAATCGCGTTCGTCAGCGGACGCACCGGGCTGCCGCAGATCTATGTGATGGATTCCGACGGCACCAATTTGCAGCGCCTCACAGATGAAGGCTACGCGGTATCGCCCTCGTGGTCGCCCAATGGACAGTTCCTTGCGTTTGCCTGGATACGTCATTACGGGCCGGGCGCGCCGGGTGCGCAGGATATCTACATCATGGATGTAGCAAGTCGCCAGTGGGTGCAGTTGACCCACGATGGCGGTCGCAATGACTTCCCGTCATGGTCGCCGGACGGCAGGCATCTGGTCTTCCAGTCGGATCGCGCAGGTGGCGACCAGATATGGACGATGCTCGCGGACGGCAGCCAACAGAAGCGGCTGACAAGTGATGGAAAAAACTCACAGCCGAATTGGAGTTTCAAGTAG
- a CDS encoding TonB family protein: MPVNADIFEERDDWRRPLAVSLALHVLLFGSLLLYAVLTGGTGESWGGAGSGGGAMSATLVNSVPLPANPEATNVLATESKGLTQSLPKEEVKEPDAVPIPDKETKRKPAPKVTTPTPAREAPRETATVDNKIPFGQGGPVSGPYGVFNSGGAKGGFGFSGGGGDFGSRYSWYVDVVRKKVSENWLKYEIDPSISTARRVYIYFEIGRSGSPKNVKVEQSSGIPALDQSAMRALQRIDTFGPLPGDYRGSSVAVEFWFDYKR, encoded by the coding sequence ATGCCGGTCAACGCTGACATATTCGAAGAACGCGACGACTGGCGACGCCCGCTGGCCGTCTCGCTGGCGCTGCATGTATTGCTATTTGGCAGCTTGCTGCTCTACGCCGTGCTAACAGGCGGCACGGGCGAAAGCTGGGGCGGAGCGGGCAGCGGCGGTGGCGCGATGAGTGCCACACTGGTGAACAGCGTGCCGTTGCCGGCGAATCCGGAGGCGACGAACGTTCTGGCGACCGAGTCGAAGGGGCTGACCCAATCCTTGCCGAAAGAGGAAGTGAAAGAGCCGGATGCTGTGCCGATTCCCGACAAGGAGACAAAGCGCAAACCGGCACCGAAAGTGACCACGCCAACTCCGGCCAGGGAAGCGCCACGCGAAACGGCGACCGTCGATAACAAAATTCCGTTCGGCCAGGGCGGTCCCGTAAGCGGGCCGTATGGCGTGTTCAATTCCGGCGGCGCAAAAGGCGGTTTCGGCTTCAGCGGCGGCGGCGGAGATTTCGGTAGCCGTTATTCGTGGTACGTCGATGTGGTGCGCAAGAAAGTTTCGGAGAACTGGCTGAAGTACGAAATCGATCCGAGCATTTCAACGGCGCGCAGGGTTTACATCTACTTTGAAATCGGCAGGTCGGGCTCTCCGAAGAACGTGAAAGTGGAGCAGTCGAGCGGTATCCCGGCACTGGATCAGTCGGCTATGCGGGCATTGCAACGGATTGACACCTTCGGTCCGTTGCCCGGCGACTATCGCGGCAGTAGCGTCGCTGTGGAGTTCTGGTTCGATTACAAGAGATAG
- a CDS encoding biopolymer transporter ExbD — protein MAFTNNQGRTQSSLADINVTPFVDVVLVLLIIFMVTAPVLQSGIEVDVPKTRTVKEITEERVVISIDRQQRVFLGNDAVNINEIGDKLRQKMRDPERQSIFVRSDENVPFGAFATVMDAVKSTGITNVSIVTQPLNDKGTSAR, from the coding sequence ATGGCGTTCACAAACAATCAAGGCCGAACGCAGAGTTCACTCGCCGACATCAACGTGACGCCCTTTGTCGACGTGGTGCTGGTGCTGCTAATCATCTTCATGGTGACGGCGCCCGTGCTGCAATCCGGCATTGAGGTTGATGTGCCAAAGACGCGCACGGTGAAGGAAATCACGGAGGAGCGCGTCGTCATCTCCATCGACCGGCAGCAGCGAGTATTCCTCGGCAATGATGCGGTCAACATCAACGAGATTGGGGACAAGCTGAGGCAGAAGATGCGCGACCCCGAGCGGCAGTCCATCTTCGTGCGTTCTGACGAGAACGTGCCCTTCGGCGCTTTCGCAACCGTGATGGACGCCGTGAAGTCTACCGGCATCACGAACGTGAGCATCGTGACTCAGCCGCTGAACGACAAGGGGACGAGCGCAAGATAG
- a CDS encoding MotA/TolQ/ExbB proton channel family protein, whose protein sequence is MVQSLLLANAIGGEITNLVLQTGPVAKLILIILLLSSLFSWAVIVSKWGLFRRARVQSSRFLRAFRKSGRMQDVAAVAEQFKPSPLVSVLEGAYEELRRQGPAGARNTASMQRAMQIASSEELSRLERRLPWLATTGSVTPFIGLFGTVWGIIDAFHGLGTAGAATLRAVAPGVSEALITTAAGLFAAIPAVIAYNYFLNEIRQFGSRMDDFSLELMNAVERAQPTTPEQR, encoded by the coding sequence ATGGTTCAATCCTTGTTGCTGGCGAATGCCATTGGCGGCGAAATCACAAACCTGGTCCTGCAAACCGGTCCGGTCGCCAAGCTAATACTCATCATCCTGCTGTTGTCCAGTCTGTTCTCGTGGGCGGTCATCGTTTCCAAGTGGGGACTTTTCCGTCGCGCACGTGTGCAGAGTAGCCGTTTCCTTCGCGCATTCCGCAAGTCGGGTCGCATGCAGGACGTGGCTGCGGTTGCAGAGCAGTTCAAGCCAAGTCCGCTTGTCTCCGTGCTTGAAGGCGCGTACGAAGAGTTGCGGCGGCAGGGCCCTGCTGGCGCACGCAATACGGCTTCCATGCAAAGGGCAATGCAAATCGCTTCCAGCGAAGAGTTGAGCCGGTTGGAGCGCAGGCTGCCCTGGCTTGCCACGACAGGTTCGGTGACTCCGTTCATCGGTCTGTTCGGCACCGTTTGGGGCATCATCGATGCCTTCCATGGACTGGGCACGGCCGGTGCAGCTACGCTGCGCGCGGTTGCGCCAGGAGTTTCCGAGGCGCTGATCACAACCGCGGCAGGCTTGTTTGCCGCTATACCAGCCGTGATCGCCTACAACTACTTCCTGAACGAGATTCGGCAGTTCGGCTCACGCATGGACGACTTCAGTTTGGAACTGATGAATGCCGTCGAGCGTGCGCAGCCGACCACGCCGGAGCAGAGATAA
- the recN gene encoding DNA repair protein RecN has translation MLVELRVENYAVIDNVVVEFAPGLNLLTGETGAGKSILIDALALLLGEKAFTDAIRHGAEKAVVAAVFEPESSVVPVLEANGLDYDGAQLIVRREILSSGKGRVFINNQPATVAVLKQLAAHLAIIHAQNESILAFDAEHRLALLDAAAALETSAVAAAHSAWRAVRRRIGDLEQDEQDRLRLLDLWKFQLKEIDAADPEPDEDQRLESEKRVLGNAERVFAAASGAFDSLYDGDASAAASMRAATRQLEELVRFDSKFQETLQNLESARITVEDISITLRDYADGIDASPERLAEVEDRLATLDRLRRKYGQTLTEVLAYAEDLRRKLNEMENKDEVIRELRIELAHAAEAYLKAARTLSLKRYEAARRLEKTVEAEINDLAMKARFKIEVSGSDEEGNWAPTGFDSVAYLISANPGEPLGPIEHIASGGELSRVMLALKASVEAGKTASTRKSDSGAQRTLVFDEIDAGIGGRAAEAVGRKLKQLSRTKQVLCITHLPQIASFADQHFLIDKRESNGRTRTSIRALEVRERTHEIARMLSGAKLTEASLKNAEAMLKANA, from the coding sequence GTGCTCGTCGAACTGAGGGTCGAAAACTACGCGGTCATCGATAACGTGGTCGTCGAGTTCGCCCCCGGACTTAACCTTTTGACCGGCGAAACCGGCGCGGGCAAATCCATCCTCATCGACGCTCTCGCGCTCCTGCTCGGCGAAAAAGCATTCACGGACGCGATTCGCCATGGCGCTGAGAAGGCAGTTGTTGCCGCAGTCTTCGAGCCGGAATCGTCCGTTGTTCCGGTACTGGAAGCTAACGGCTTGGATTACGACGGCGCTCAGTTAATCGTTCGTCGCGAAATTCTTTCCAGCGGCAAGGGCCGAGTCTTCATCAATAACCAGCCCGCGACGGTGGCGGTTCTCAAGCAGTTGGCCGCACACCTTGCAATCATCCACGCCCAGAACGAATCGATTCTCGCCTTCGACGCCGAGCATCGGCTTGCGCTGCTTGATGCCGCCGCTGCGCTCGAGACCAGTGCTGTCGCCGCGGCACACAGCGCCTGGCGTGCCGTTCGTCGCCGCATCGGCGATCTCGAGCAGGACGAACAGGATCGCCTGCGCCTGCTCGACCTCTGGAAATTCCAACTAAAGGAGATAGACGCCGCCGATCCCGAGCCGGATGAAGATCAGCGCCTCGAATCAGAAAAGCGCGTCCTCGGCAACGCCGAGCGTGTCTTCGCAGCGGCGTCGGGAGCCTTCGACAGTTTGTATGACGGTGATGCCTCCGCGGCAGCTTCCATGCGCGCCGCCACCCGGCAACTTGAAGAACTTGTCCGCTTCGACTCCAAGTTCCAGGAGACATTGCAGAATTTGGAATCGGCCCGCATTACAGTCGAAGACATCAGTATCACTCTGCGCGACTACGCCGACGGCATTGACGCCTCGCCCGAACGCCTCGCCGAAGTCGAAGACCGCCTCGCTACGCTCGACCGTCTCCGCCGCAAATACGGCCAGACGCTCACCGAAGTTCTGGCCTATGCCGAGGACCTCCGCCGCAAACTGAACGAGATGGAGAATAAGGACGAGGTGATTCGCGAACTGCGCATCGAACTCGCGCACGCCGCCGAGGCCTATTTGAAAGCAGCGCGCACTCTATCACTCAAGCGATACGAAGCCGCACGCAGGCTCGAAAAGACGGTCGAGGCCGAGATCAACGATCTCGCAATGAAGGCGCGTTTCAAAATCGAAGTGTCGGGTAGCGACGAAGAAGGGAACTGGGCGCCGACCGGTTTCGATTCCGTTGCATATCTGATCTCGGCCAATCCGGGCGAGCCGCTTGGCCCTATCGAGCACATCGCCTCTGGCGGCGAACTCTCTCGCGTGATGCTCGCGCTCAAAGCCAGCGTAGAAGCCGGCAAAACCGCGTCCACCCGCAAGTCCGACTCCGGCGCGCAGCGCACACTGGTATTCGACGAGATTGACGCTGGCATCGGCGGGCGCGCCGCCGAAGCCGTTGGCCGCAAGCTGAAGCAGTTGTCGCGAACCAAGCAGGTTCTCTGCATCACGCACCTGCCGCAAATCGCGTCCTTTGCAGATCAGCATTTCCTCATCGACAAGCGTGAGAGCAATGGACGGACTCGCACCTCCATCCGCGCACTCGAAGTCCGGGAACGCACCCATGAAATCGCTCGCATGCTCTCCGGCGCGAAGCTCACAGAAGCGTCACTCAAGAATGCGGAAGCCATGTTGAAGGCAAACGCATAG
- a CDS encoding TIGR03118 family protein has translation MTTARNRLLLVVLTLATLTLLPTSAEAQHYSTRRLVSDIPGFAVTTDKNLVNAWGIDRSPTGPWWVADNGTGVSTLYNGAGQPFPLAAPLVVTIPAASGTSAPTGLVFNGTMDFAVEPGKPAIFIFVTEGGTIAGWNPQVNPTTAVQVVDNSGKAIYKGATIAQHLGSNLLYAANFFSGQIEVYDSSFHPVDLGSGAFVDSTLPEGFAPFNVRLVGNRIYVAYAKQDAEKKDEVAGAGLGFVDAFTPGGKLIMRLKTGHWLNAPWGITRAPAGFGKFSGKLLIGNFGSGKIAAYNPRTGNFRGLLRNSKGKPIQIDGLWALVFGNGALAGPATTLFFSAGIDDEAHGLFGTIRPTCCGFGVR, from the coding sequence ATGACTACTGCTCGCAACCGACTACTCCTGGTCGTGCTGACACTGGCGACACTAACCCTGCTTCCTACCAGCGCCGAGGCGCAACACTACAGTACGAGAAGGCTCGTTTCTGACATTCCGGGCTTCGCTGTCACTACGGACAAAAATCTTGTGAATGCCTGGGGAATAGATCGCAGTCCGACAGGACCGTGGTGGGTTGCGGATAACGGCACAGGAGTCTCGACCCTGTACAACGGAGCGGGCCAGCCATTTCCGCTTGCCGCGCCGCTGGTCGTAACGATTCCGGCGGCGAGCGGCACGTCAGCTCCGACCGGTTTGGTTTTCAATGGGACGATGGATTTCGCTGTCGAGCCGGGGAAGCCGGCCATCTTCATCTTCGTGACGGAAGGCGGCACCATCGCCGGGTGGAACCCGCAGGTGAATCCGACGACGGCCGTGCAGGTGGTCGACAACTCAGGGAAGGCTATCTACAAGGGCGCCACCATAGCGCAGCACCTGGGCTCGAACCTGTTGTACGCCGCCAATTTCTTCAGCGGACAAATTGAGGTTTACGACAGCAGCTTTCATCCGGTCGATCTCGGCTCTGGGGCTTTTGTGGATTCCACCTTGCCTGAGGGATTCGCTCCCTTCAACGTGAGATTGGTGGGCAATCGGATTTACGTTGCCTATGCCAAGCAGGATGCCGAGAAGAAAGATGAAGTCGCGGGTGCGGGACTTGGCTTTGTGGACGCCTTCACGCCCGGCGGCAAGCTGATCATGCGTCTCAAGACTGGACACTGGCTCAATGCGCCATGGGGTATCACGCGCGCTCCCGCCGGCTTCGGCAAGTTCTCAGGCAAGCTCCTGATAGGCAATTTCGGTAGTGGAAAGATCGCCGCCTACAATCCGCGAACAGGAAACTTCAGAGGACTGCTGCGCAATTCGAAGGGAAAGCCAATTCAGATAGACGGTCTGTGGGCACTCGTGTTCGGCAACGGCGCGCTGGCCGGACCGGCGACGACGTTGTTCTTCTCCGCCGGTATTGACGACGAAGCACACGGGTTATTCGGGACCATCCGGCCAACCTGCTGCGGCTTCGGGGTGCGGTGA
- a CDS encoding 4-hydroxy-3-methylbut-2-enyl diphosphate reductase, whose translation MTHNSDAKTLLLLKPRGFCAGVVRAIDIVRIALETFGPPIYVRKEIVHNRYVVEELQGKGAIFVDNVDEVPEGERVIYSAHGVAPEVRDASLNRRLRVIDATCPLVTKVHVEAIKFARDGYSLILIGHLNHDEVIGTLGEAPESTQVVSSAEQVRDLQVPDPNRVAYLTQTTLSLDEAHDIIEALKTKFPKIKGPHAQDICYATENRQVAVKHVAKTADLVLVVGSDNSSNSNRLVEVADNLGTNSFLIENYRAIKSEWLESAKTVALTAGASAPEVLVQEVIEFLASKGFSSVEEVEVMPENVRFALPPEIVEAIGSAPTVE comes from the coding sequence ATGACCCATAACTCCGACGCCAAGACCCTGTTGTTACTCAAGCCTCGTGGTTTCTGCGCCGGCGTTGTCCGTGCCATTGACATCGTCCGTATCGCTTTGGAAACTTTTGGGCCGCCGATCTATGTGCGCAAGGAAATCGTCCATAACCGTTACGTCGTAGAAGAGTTGCAGGGCAAAGGCGCAATCTTCGTTGATAACGTAGACGAGGTTCCGGAAGGTGAGCGCGTCATTTATAGCGCCCACGGTGTAGCCCCTGAAGTTCGCGATGCCAGCCTCAATCGAAGGCTGCGCGTGATCGACGCGACCTGTCCGCTCGTCACCAAGGTTCATGTTGAAGCGATCAAGTTCGCACGCGACGGTTATTCGCTCATCCTCATCGGTCACCTTAATCATGATGAAGTTATAGGCACTCTCGGCGAAGCTCCGGAATCGACCCAGGTCGTCAGTTCTGCCGAGCAGGTTCGCGATCTCCAGGTGCCCGATCCGAACCGCGTCGCTTACCTGACGCAGACCACTCTCAGCCTTGACGAAGCGCACGACATCATTGAGGCACTGAAGACGAAGTTCCCCAAGATCAAGGGGCCCCACGCGCAGGACATCTGCTACGCGACCGAGAATCGCCAGGTTGCAGTCAAGCACGTTGCCAAAACGGCAGACCTGGTGCTCGTTGTCGGCTCCGACAATAGCTCGAATTCGAATCGCCTTGTCGAGGTCGCCGACAATCTCGGCACAAATTCTTTTCTGATCGAGAACTATCGCGCCATCAAGTCTGAGTGGTTGGAGAGTGCAAAGACCGTCGCACTGACCGCTGGCGCTTCCGCCCCTGAAGTCCTTGTACAGGAAGTTATCGAGTTCCTTGCCAGCAAGGGCTTTTCGTCTGTGGAGGAAGTTGAGGTAATGCCGGAAAATGTTCGCTTCGCTCTGCCGCCCGAGATCGTGGAAGCCATCGGCTCCGCGCCAACGGTGGAGTAA
- the shc gene encoding squalene--hopene cyclase, with protein sequence MDDISPVSPAEMRFGKIDRIKTRIASAIDASREHLFSRQVEDGYWCGELEADTTLESDYIFLHTLLGTGNQKRFEQASREILRHQNEDGGWPIFSGGPSNISASVKAYFALKLVGFKAEDPVLEKARDFILDHGGVPAVNTFTKVYLCALGQYDYDAVPAIPPEIVLFPNWFWFNIYEISSWSRGILIPLSICYAKKPFKKISDEMGLDELFPHGRHKSELRLKWDKKLISWRNFFLLLDRVCHGFERVHIRPLRSIALKAAEKWMLARFEMSDGLGAIYPAILNSIIALRCLGYSLDDPQVIRAVDEFEKLGIEEGDTFRMQPCVSPVWDSAYAIFALGESGVSPTDPRLVAAAEWILKKQVHTKGDWAVKNSKAEPGGWYFEFNNEFYPDVDDSAMVMLALSHVQTPNERYQNESVQRAIEWVLSMQCKNGGWASFDKDNDRMVFQYVPFADHNAMLDPATVDITGRVLECLANQGFTLADKPVQRALQFIRAEQEQDGSWFGRWGVNYIYGTMCVLRGLEAIGFDNHEPMVQQAAEWIRMVQNSDGGWGETCGSYDDRNTKGVGPSTASQTAWAVMGLLAAADYNSDSVARGVAYLLQTQRSDGSWFEAPYTGTGFPRVFYLKYHMYFQYFPLIALTKYAKVVNSTQ encoded by the coding sequence ATGGACGATATCTCCCCTGTATCTCCCGCAGAGATGCGGTTCGGGAAAATTGACCGGATCAAGACCCGCATCGCGTCGGCGATTGACGCCTCGCGTGAACACCTTTTTTCCCGGCAGGTTGAGGACGGCTACTGGTGTGGCGAACTCGAAGCCGACACCACGCTCGAATCCGACTACATCTTCTTGCACACATTGCTCGGCACAGGAAACCAGAAGCGTTTCGAACAGGCGTCGCGAGAGATTTTGCGCCACCAGAACGAGGACGGTGGTTGGCCCATCTTCTCTGGTGGTCCTTCGAACATCAGCGCTTCCGTAAAAGCTTACTTTGCCCTGAAACTTGTCGGCTTCAAGGCTGAGGACCCGGTGCTTGAAAAAGCACGCGATTTTATTCTCGATCACGGTGGCGTTCCGGCCGTAAACACGTTCACCAAAGTCTATCTTTGCGCGCTCGGCCAGTATGACTACGACGCAGTTCCGGCAATCCCGCCGGAGATCGTACTGTTTCCGAACTGGTTCTGGTTCAACATCTACGAGATCTCGAGCTGGTCGCGCGGTATTCTCATCCCGCTCTCCATCTGCTACGCCAAGAAGCCGTTCAAGAAGATTTCGGACGAGATGGGCTTGGACGAACTCTTTCCGCATGGCCGCCACAAGTCCGAACTGCGGCTCAAGTGGGACAAGAAGCTCATCAGTTGGCGCAACTTCTTCCTCCTGCTTGATCGCGTCTGTCACGGGTTTGAACGCGTGCATATACGCCCGCTACGCAGCATCGCCCTGAAGGCCGCGGAGAAGTGGATGCTTGCGCGCTTCGAGATGAGCGACGGCTTGGGCGCTATCTACCCGGCCATTCTCAATTCCATCATCGCGCTGCGTTGCCTCGGTTATTCGCTCGACGATCCGCAGGTCATTCGCGCTGTGGATGAATTTGAAAAGCTCGGCATCGAGGAAGGCGACACCTTCCGGATGCAGCCTTGCGTTTCGCCTGTGTGGGATAGTGCTTACGCCATTTTTGCGCTGGGCGAGAGCGGAGTCTCGCCGACGGATCCGCGCCTGGTTGCGGCTGCCGAATGGATCCTTAAGAAGCAGGTTCACACCAAGGGCGACTGGGCAGTTAAGAACAGTAAAGCTGAACCGGGCGGCTGGTATTTCGAATTCAATAACGAGTTTTATCCGGACGTTGATGACAGCGCCATGGTCATGCTGGCTCTCAGCCACGTGCAAACGCCCAACGAGCGCTATCAGAACGAGTCCGTGCAACGTGCGATCGAATGGGTTTTGTCCATGCAGTGCAAGAATGGTGGATGGGCATCATTCGACAAGGACAACGACCGCATGGTGTTCCAGTACGTCCCATTCGCCGACCACAATGCCATGCTCGATCCGGCAACGGTGGACATCACGGGACGTGTTCTGGAGTGCCTCGCCAACCAGGGTTTCACTCTGGCCGACAAACCGGTTCAGCGCGCGCTTCAGTTCATCCGGGCCGAGCAGGAGCAGGACGGTTCGTGGTTCGGCCGTTGGGGAGTCAACTACATCTACGGAACAATGTGTGTCCTCCGCGGACTTGAAGCAATCGGCTTCGACAATCACGAGCCAATGGTGCAGCAGGCAGCCGAGTGGATTCGCATGGTACAGAATTCCGATGGCGGCTGGGGAGAAACCTGCGGTTCTTATGACGACAGGAATACAAAGGGAGTCGGCCCCAGCACCGCATCGCAGACGGCCTGGGCCGTTATGGGCCTGCTCGCAGCCGCCGATTACAACAGCGACTCCGTCGCGAGAGGCGTCGCCTACTTGCTCCAGACGCAGCGCAGCGATGGTTCCTGGTTCGAGGCGCCTTATACAGGCACCGGTTTCCCGCGAGTGTTCTATCTGAAATACCACATGTATTTCCAGTACTTCCCCTTGATCGCGCTCACGAAGTACGCAAAGGTGGTTAATTCAACGCAATAA
- the hpnH gene encoding adenosyl-hopene transferase HpnH: MRHPLVLQAELAKYIISKKMKGEKHFPLVMMLEPLHACNLTCTGCGRIREYEDTIKEVVPVETCLDAAEECGAPIVSICGGEPLIYKDIGKLTRALLDRKKHVILCTNGMFIPKKIDQFTPEVRFIWNVHLDGLRKSHDLAVEREGVFDEAVAGIKLAKAKGFRVMTNTTVYEETDMNEIEALFEFLRPLGVDSHSISPGYSYSAVATKEIFLDRKAIREKFKDIKRLAKKYPVSNTPIYAEFLAGDRELMCTAWGNPTYNTKGWKGPCYLITDAHHEKFEGLINDTPWEKYGYGRDPRCENCLVHCGYEASAATGSGLADTWKMAAWSLFG; the protein is encoded by the coding sequence ATGCGTCATCCGTTGGTATTACAGGCAGAGCTGGCAAAGTATATCATCTCGAAGAAGATGAAGGGTGAGAAGCATTTCCCTTTGGTCATGATGCTGGAGCCTCTTCATGCGTGCAATTTGACCTGCACGGGTTGCGGCCGAATTCGCGAGTATGAGGACACGATTAAGGAAGTAGTGCCGGTGGAGACCTGTCTCGATGCAGCCGAGGAATGTGGCGCGCCTATCGTCTCGATCTGCGGCGGCGAACCGCTCATCTATAAAGACATCGGCAAATTGACACGCGCACTGCTCGATCGCAAAAAGCACGTTATCCTCTGCACGAACGGGATGTTCATTCCCAAGAAGATCGACCAGTTCACGCCGGAGGTGCGCTTCATATGGAACGTTCACCTCGACGGTCTGAGGAAGTCGCACGATCTCGCTGTTGAGCGCGAGGGCGTATTCGATGAGGCGGTCGCTGGCATTAAGCTTGCCAAGGCGAAGGGCTTCCGCGTCATGACGAATACCACCGTTTACGAAGAAACCGACATGAACGAGATCGAGGCGCTGTTCGAATTTCTCAGGCCGCTCGGTGTCGATTCGCACAGCATCTCGCCCGGATACTCGTACTCCGCTGTCGCGACGAAAGAGATATTCCTGGATCGCAAGGCCATCAGGGAAAAGTTCAAAGACATCAAGCGTCTGGCGAAGAAGTATCCGGTCTCGAACACGCCGATTTATGCGGAGTTCCTCGCCGGCGATCGCGAATTGATGTGCACTGCCTGGGGCAATCCGACCTACAACACCAAAGGCTGGAAAGGCCCGTGCTACCTCATCACCGACGCGCATCATGAGAAGTTCGAAGGGCTGATTAACGACACGCCGTGGGAGAAGTACGGCTACGGTCGAGATCCACGGTGCGAGAATTGCCTCGTCCATTGCGGATACGAAGCCAGCGCGGCGACCGGAAGCGGACTGGCGGATACTTGGAAGATGGCGGCCTGGTCGCTATTCGGATAG